Genomic window (Paenibacillus sp. PK3_47):
ACGGAACAGGTAGGAGACCGGAATTTGCTTCACTAGGGTCCAGTCGAGGGCCTCACTGTCTATTTTCTGATAGATAAATACAGATCCGCCTTCCTCAAAATATCCTTGGGAGCTGCCTGCCGCCAAAATTTGCTTATCATACCAGCCGGCGTTCAGCTTATTGCCCAGCTCTGCTGCATCGTGACTGTAAACCTGTGCACCGCTGCCGTCGATGAGATAGATCTTCTCCTGATTCTGCTCATACAGCTGGGCTGTAATATCAGTGAGCGCTGCCAGTCTGACATCAATGGATAAATATCCGAGCGGTTCATTGGTAGGAACCCGTTCAATCCGTCTGTGCAGGGTAAAAACCGGCTCCGGGACGATCTGCGAATTGGGCGCACTCACCCCGTAGCTGTTGCTCATATGTGTGCTTTGTACAGAGACCGGAGACGCCCCTGTGATCAGAGAATCAATAAAAGGGGAAACACCCTGCCAGCGCCTTGGCGTCGTGCCTTGCGTAAGCAGGGTCGATTTGCTGTCTTTAACACCATACAGATAGACCTGGAAGATATCCGGCATAGAGGCCGAGATGTAATTAAGTGAGGAGTACGTCAGGATATCGGCAGACAGATCATCATACCCGGCTTCAAGCTGGCGGTAAAAATCCGTATCCGAATAGACCATCAGGGACAGCCGGTTGACCTCCTGTATGAGGCTGGAGATATTTTTGGAGCCCTGAAAGAGCAGGTTCTTATTCTCATCTACAGCCCGGGTCCTTAGGGACTCCGTAGTATAAGAATAGTTGATTAACATAGTTGCCATAATACAAATTAATGTCGGCAGGAGTAAAAAAAGGATCAGTTTGGTGCGGATATTGTTCCATTTCATCATTTCGTGTCACATCCGATCAATATTTTACACCTGAAAGATCACTTGCGTAGGTGTAAGAGGTCCGCAAAAAAAGTGATAATATCCTTAGATGATAAACAAGTAAGTGAGTAAAAGAAAGGGGGGGACGGGTAAAATGCGCGGCTCGAAAACGTCCCAGATCGGTCAGCAGCTCTTTTTTGTTGGCCCGGCAGTATTGTTTTTCACAATAGTCATGATTATTCCGTTTGTCATGGGGATGTACTATTCCTTCACAGACTGGAACGGCGTATCCGGGAATGTATCCTGGGTGGGCATCGACAATTTTAAAACAATCTTTACCAATGATCCGGATTTCTGGTCATCCTTCTGGTTTACAGTGCGTTTCACTGTACTCGGGGTTGTATTGACCAACGTAGTAGGATTTTTCCTGGCCTATTTTTTAACCAAAGCATTAAAAACACGCAATATGCTCCGCACCATCTTCTTTATGCCTAACGTAATCGGGGGCTTGTTGCTTGGTTTTATATGGCAGTTTATCTTCATCAAAGGTTTCGCCACGATGGGCGATATCACGGGCTGGTCCTTCTTCAACCTTCCGTGGCTCGGCGATGCGACAACCGGCTTCTGGGCCATTGTTATGGTATTTGTCTGGCAGTCTTCCGGTTATCTGATGGTAATCTACATCGCTTCCCTGAATAACGTCTCCAAGGAAGTGCTGGAAGCGGCAGAAATTGACGGGGCCTCCCGCATGCAGGTGCTTCGCAGCATTATCTTACCGCTGATTATGCCGGCGGTTACTGTAGGCCTGTTCCTTGCCATCTCCTGGTCTTTCAAAATGTTCGACCTCAACCTTTCCCTGACGAAAGGCGGACCGTTCAAATCGACCGAGTCTGTGGCCATGAACATTTACAATGAAGCGTTCCTGAACAACCGGTACGGTCTGGGTACGGCAAAAGCGCTGCTGTTCTTCCTCATCGTCGCCGTCATCACTGTGATTCAGGTCCGGATTACCAAGAGCAAGGAGGTTGAAGCGTAATGAAGGCAGAAGGCAAAAGCAGATGGAATTTCGGCCTGGAAATCATTATGATTCTTCTTGCCCTGCTGTTCCTGTCACCATTCTATTTCCTGATCGTCAACTCGCTGAAATCGTTTGGTGAAATTCTTAGCAATGCGGCGGCCTGGCCGACCGAATTCGTCTGGTCCAACTACACGCAGGCCTGGAAGCTGGCCCGTTTCTCGGAAGCTTTCCGGAACTCGATTATCATTACAGTGATCTGTGTGATCCTGATCGCCCTGTTTGCCGCAATGGCGGCCTACCGGATGGTCCGTGCAGATTCGAAGTTCAACCGTTTCCTGCTGCTGCTGTTCGTAGCGGCAATGGTCGTGCCGTTCCAGACGATCATGATTCCGATCCTGCAAGTGGTTAACTTCCTCGGAGTCAACAACTCGATTGCCGGCCTGGTAATGGCCCAATTAGGGCTCAGTATTCCAATGGCGATCTTCCTGTTCCACGGGTTCATCAAATCGGTACCGCTGGAAATTGAGGAAGCGGCAACGGTAGACGGCTGTAATCCGCTGACTGTGTTCTTCCGGATTGTGCTTCCGCTCCTGAAGCCGATGCTCATGACGATTATCGTCCTGAATGCACTCGGGATATGGAACGACTACCTGCTTCCGTCCCTGATTCTTCAGGCACCGGAGCTGCGGACCATTCCGCTGGCCACCTTCTCGTTCTTCGGGCAGTATACGAAGCAATGGGACATGGCACTTCCGGCGCTGACGCTCGGGGTTGCTCCAATCGTTGTTTTCTACCTGTTCATGCAGCGTTACATTGTTGAGGGAATAGCGGCAGGCTCGGTGAAGGGTTAACCTTCCCGGGCTTCCCGTTCCACATAGTATTGGCAGTTAAATTTATTTTAGGGGGAAATTAGAGATGATGAAAAAACGTTCTGCACTGATGATGTCCAGCGTGATGCTGATGTCTGTAGTACTGGCGGCTTGCGGCGGTAACAATAATTCCGCTTCTAATAATGCACAAAATGGAAGCGCTGGCAACGGTGCATCCGGTGAAACCAAAACGGTTAAGATCTTCCAGTTCAAAACTGAAATCGTGGAAGGCCTGAATGAGCTGAAGGTTGAGTTTGAAAAAGAGTATCCTAACATCAAGCTGGACATCCAGACTGTCGGCGGCGGTGCAGACTATGCTGCGGCACTGAAGACAAAATTTGCTTCCGGCGATGCTCCTGACATTTTCTCCAACGGCGGTTATGCTGAAATGGATCTGTGGGGCGACAAGCTCGAGGACCTGTCCGATCAGCCATGGGTGAAGGATCTGATTCCTTTGGCAGCTGAGCCAATGACCAAAGACGGTAAAACATACGGTATGCCGATGAACCTTGAAGGTATCGGTTATGTATACAACAAAGACCTGTTCGAAAAAGCAGGCATCACTGAAACACCAAAAACGATCTCCGAGCTTGAAGAAGCCGCTAAAAAATTGCAGGCGATCGATGTCATTCCTTTCGGTAACGCGTATCAGGAGTGGTGGCTGCTGGGTAACCAAGGGATTAGCGTAGCTTTTGCACAACAAGATAATGTAGATGAGTTCATCAGCGGCCTGAACGCCGGTACTTCCACAATCGTGGGCAACCAGGTATTTAAGGATTGGAGCAACCTGCTGAACCTGACTGTAAAATACGGTCAAAAGAATCCTTTGACTACTGACGCCAACACTCACCTGGCTATGTTCGCTAACGGCGAAACTGCCATGATGCAGGAAGGTAACTGGGCACAAACCCTGGTTGACAACATCACTCCTGACATGAACATCGGTATGTTCCCTATGCCAATCAATGATGATGCCGAGAAGAACGACAAGATGACTGTAGGTATTCCTGCTAACCTTGTTGTGAACAAAGAATCGGCTTCCAAAGAAGAAGCGAAGACATTCCTGAACTGGCTTGTAACTTCCGATATGGGTAAACAATATATCACTGAAAAATGGAAGTTCATCCCTGCGCTGTCCACTATTGAGGCTAACCCTGAAGATATCGGTGCCCTTGGTTCTGATGTATGGAACTATGTACAAGAAGGTAAAGTATATGGTCTGCAATCCTCCAAGTTCCCTGATGGTGTAACGCAGGAATTCGCAAGTGTAATTCAACAGCTGATTGCCGGCAAGGTAGATCAAGCAGGCTGGGAAACAGCTATGCAAGCGGCTTGGGACAAGCTGAAGAAGTAATAAAAGATTCTCAAACATAGAGCCTGCAAAGGGCCGTAAACTAACGTAGCTGGAAATGGATTTGCCAGGACGCTCCCGTTCATACTCATTGTTGAAATGAGGCGGGGGCGTCTTTTTAAATTGCGGGAAGCATGCTGTAATGCGGTATACTTTTATCAAAATATTCTACAGTGCATAGCGGGAGATGGCGGCATCACAGGGTCTCCGGCGCATGGTAAGGAGAGGGAGCGATGAAGCTGGAGAGTTATACAAATGTACAGATCGGCGTCGATTATTATCCGGAGCATTGGGATGAATCGTTATGGGAAAAGGATGTTGAACTAATGCGGGAAACCGGGGTAAAGGTGGTGCGGGTAGCCGAGTTCGCCTGGAGCAGGCTGGAGCCTGTGGAAGGCACCTTTGATTTTGCCTGGCTGGACCGGGCGATGGAGCTGTTCCGGGAAAAGGGTCTGCAGGTGGTCATCGGAACCCCGACGACAACTCCGCCGCGCTGGCTGACAACCGCGTATCCGGATGTACTGCCTGTGTTCAAAGACGGGCAGACGTATCATCCGGGCGTGCGCGGACACCGCTGCTTTAACAGTGCATCCCTGCGCAAGTACGGCAGCCGGATTGTAGAGAAGCTGGCGGCCCACTACAGCGGGCATCCTGCTGTGATCGGCTGGCAGACAGATAATGAATTTGGCATGATCGACTGCCACTGCGATTCCTGTAACGCGGCTTTCCGGAGCTGGGTGAAGGACAAATACGGCACGGTAGCGCGGGTGAACGAGGAGTGGGGAACAGTAGTCTGGAGCGGTGAATACAGCGATTGGGAAGAGCTTACGGTTCCGTATGGCGGTTCGCCGTTCCAGAATCCGTCGCTGCTGCTGGATTTCCAGCGTTTCCAGTGGGATGCTGTGGTCGATTTCCAGAAGACGCAAATTGATCTGCTGCGGGCACTGTGTCCGGATCATTTCATTACCCATAACTTTCACAGCTATCCGCAG
Coding sequences:
- a CDS encoding sugar ABC transporter permease, with the translated sequence MRGSKTSQIGQQLFFVGPAVLFFTIVMIIPFVMGMYYSFTDWNGVSGNVSWVGIDNFKTIFTNDPDFWSSFWFTVRFTVLGVVLTNVVGFFLAYFLTKALKTRNMLRTIFFMPNVIGGLLLGFIWQFIFIKGFATMGDITGWSFFNLPWLGDATTGFWAIVMVFVWQSSGYLMVIYIASLNNVSKEVLEAAEIDGASRMQVLRSIILPLIMPAVTVGLFLAISWSFKMFDLNLSLTKGGPFKSTESVAMNIYNEAFLNNRYGLGTAKALLFFLIVAVITVIQVRITKSKEVEA
- a CDS encoding carbohydrate ABC transporter permease, yielding MKAEGKSRWNFGLEIIMILLALLFLSPFYFLIVNSLKSFGEILSNAAAWPTEFVWSNYTQAWKLARFSEAFRNSIIITVICVILIALFAAMAAYRMVRADSKFNRFLLLLFVAAMVVPFQTIMIPILQVVNFLGVNNSIAGLVMAQLGLSIPMAIFLFHGFIKSVPLEIEEAATVDGCNPLTVFFRIVLPLLKPMLMTIIVLNALGIWNDYLLPSLILQAPELRTIPLATFSFFGQYTKQWDMALPALTLGVAPIVVFYLFMQRYIVEGIAAGSVKG
- a CDS encoding ABC transporter substrate-binding protein, with the protein product MMKKRSALMMSSVMLMSVVLAACGGNNNSASNNAQNGSAGNGASGETKTVKIFQFKTEIVEGLNELKVEFEKEYPNIKLDIQTVGGGADYAAALKTKFASGDAPDIFSNGGYAEMDLWGDKLEDLSDQPWVKDLIPLAAEPMTKDGKTYGMPMNLEGIGYVYNKDLFEKAGITETPKTISELEEAAKKLQAIDVIPFGNAYQEWWLLGNQGISVAFAQQDNVDEFISGLNAGTSTIVGNQVFKDWSNLLNLTVKYGQKNPLTTDANTHLAMFANGETAMMQEGNWAQTLVDNITPDMNIGMFPMPINDDAEKNDKMTVGIPANLVVNKESASKEEAKTFLNWLVTSDMGKQYITEKWKFIPALSTIEANPEDIGALGSDVWNYVQEGKVYGLQSSKFPDGVTQEFASVIQQLIAGKVDQAGWETAMQAAWDKLKK